A DNA window from Corvus moneduloides isolate bCorMon1 chromosome 22, bCorMon1.pri, whole genome shotgun sequence contains the following coding sequences:
- the PPIH gene encoding peptidyl-prolyl cis-trans isomerase H, protein MSALAANPNNPVVFFDVTIGGQEVGRMKIELFADVVPKTAENFRQFCTGEFRKDGVPIGYKGSTFHRVIKDFMIQGGDFVNGDGTGVASIYRGPFADENFKLKHSAPGLLSMANSGPSTNGCQFFITCSKCDWLDGKHVVFGKIVDGLLVMRKIENVPTGPNNKPKLPVVISQCGEM, encoded by the exons ATGTCGGCGCTAGCAGCAAATCCCAACAACCCCGTGGTTTTCTTTGATGTAACCATCGGCGGGCAG GAGGTCGGCCGCATGAAAATTGAGCTGTTCGCAGATGTTGTACCCAAAACAGCAGAGAACTTCAG GCAGTTTTGTACAGGTGAATTCAG GAAAGATGGTGTCCCTATAGGTTATAAAGGAAGCACTTTCCACAG GGTGATAAAGGATTTCATGATCCAAGGAGGTGACTTCGTAAAT GGGGATGGCACTGGAGTAGCCAGTATATATAGGGGTCCTTTTGCAGATGAAAACTTCAAGCTGAAACACTCTGCTCCTGGCCTGCTTTCTATG GCAAACAGTGGTCCGAGTACCAATGGCTGCCAGTTCTTCATCACATGCTCCAAGTGTGACTGGTTGGATGGGAAACATGTTGTGTTTG GTAAAATTGTCGATGGGCTGTTGGTCATGAGAAAAATTGAA AATGTGCCTACGGGTCCCAATAACAAACCCAAGTTGCCAGTTGTGATCTCTCAGTGTGGGGAAATGTGA